The Papaver somniferum cultivar HN1 chromosome 3, ASM357369v1, whole genome shotgun sequence genome includes a region encoding these proteins:
- the LOC113356090 gene encoding 4,5-DOPA dioxygenase extradiol-like: MDTFFVSHGPPSMAIEESLPGRNFLKSWEDNNLVPQKPKSILLISAHWDTSEPSVNIIDGPNETIYDFYGFPSSLYQFKYPAPGAPELAKRVKELLMSNGGFEHVREDKKRGLDHGAWTPLMLMYPKADIPVCQLSIQSKNDGRYHYNMGRALSPLREEGVLIVGSGSATHNSRVPMITDGSVAPWAMEFTTWLTESLCNGRHEDVNNYESKAPHGKKAHPWPDHFYPLHVALGAAGPTSKAELVHQSWQYGSLSYASYRFSTI, from the exons ATGGATACATTTTTCGTATCTCATGGACCTCCATCCATGGCAATCGAAGAATCTCTACCTGGCCGGAATTTCTTGAAATCATGGGAAGATAATAACTTAGTTCcacaaaaaccaaaatcaattctATTAATCTCTGCTCACTGGGATACCTCAGAACCTAGCGTAAACATCATCGACGGTCCCAATGAAACCATCTATGATTTTTATGGCTTCCCTTCTTCCCTCTACCAG TTCAAGTATCCGGCACCAGGAGCACCGGAATTAGCAAAGCGAGTCAAGGAATTGTTGATGAGTAACGGCGGGTTCGAGCACGTAAGGGAAGATAAAAAGCGAGGGTTAGATCATGGAGCTTGGACGCCCCTGATGTTGATGTACCCAAAGGCAGATATTCCTGTGTGTCAACTTTCAATTCAGAGCAAAAATGACGGAAGGTATCATTATAACATGGGAAGGGCACTGAGTCCTCTTAGAGAGGAAGGTGTTCTTATTGTTGGCTCAGGAAGTGCAACTCACAATTCTAGAGTCCCAATGATTACTGATGGTTCAGTTGCTCCATGGGCTATGGAGTTCACTACTTGGCTCACGGAGTCCCTCTGCAACGGAAG ACATGAAGATGTGAATAATTATGAGAGTAAGGCGCCTCATGGGAAGAAAGCACATCCATGGCCAGATCACTTTTATCCATTGCATGTAGCATTGGGAGCTGCTGGTCCAACTTCAAAAGCGGAATTGGTCCACCAGAGTTGGCAATATGGTTCACTTTCTTATGCATCTTACCGTTTCTCTACAATATAG
- the LOC113356091 gene encoding extradiol ring-cleavage dioxygenase-like: MDTFFISHGSPTLSIDDSLPARHFLKSFQDKILPERPKSILIISGHWETSEPTVNVVKVNATIYDFYGFPKPMYQLKYPAPGAPELANRVKELLKNSGFERVNSDKSRGLDHGAWVPLMLMYPEADIPVCQLSVQMEGNGAHHYNMGKALAPLRDEGVLIIGSGSATHNLRSINPNGPRHVPWAREFDSWLKDSLLNGRHDDIKEYEKVAPYAKMAHPSPDHFYPLHVALGAAGETAKAELIHRSWSFGTMSYASYRFSTSTSTSA; this comes from the exons atggaTACGTTTTTCATATCACATGGATCACCAACACTTTCAATAGATGATAGTTTACCAGCTAGACATTTCTTGAAATCATTTCAAGACAAAATCTTACCTGAAAGACCCAAATCAATTCTCATCATTTCAGGTCATTGGGAGACTTCTGAACCTACTGTAAACGTCGTCAAGGTGAACGCTACCATCTACGATTTCTATGGATTCCCCAAACCTATGTATCAG CTGAAATACCCTGCCCCGGGTGCACCAGAACTGGCAAATAGAGTTAAGGAGTTGCTGAAGAATAGTGGGTTTGAACGTGTAAATTCTGACAAATCGCGCGGATTGGATCATGGAGCATGGGTTCCCCTCATGTTAATGTATCCAGAGGCTGATATCCCGGTTTGTCAGCTTTCCGTTCAGATGGAGGGGAATGGAGCGCATCACTATAACATGGGAAAGGCATTGGCACCATTGAGAGATGAAGGTGTACTCATAATTGGGTCAGGAAGTGCTACCCACAACTTAAGGTCAATCAATCCTAATGGACCTCGTCATGTCCCTTGGGCGCGTGAGTTTGATTCTTGGCTCAAAGATAGTCTCTTGAATGGAAG GCATGACGATATCAAGGAGTATGAGAAGGTAGCGCCATATGCGAAAATGGCTCACCCATCGCCGGACCACTTTTATCCATTGCATGTAGCATTAGGAGCAGCGGGTGAAACTGCAAAGGCGGAACTTATACATCGCAGTTGGAGTTTTGGAACCATGTCTTATGCCTCTTATCGCTTTTCTACATCGACTTCTACTTCTGCTTGA